ATGAATCGGACATAAACAGGGTGGATACCCCGCCGGAGCTGCTGATCCTGCCCGCTGCGCGGAGGTGATCGATATGGGTTTGTACGCGTTCACTTTTTACAAGGGCCTCATCCAGGTTGCGGCCCTCGGCCACAACATACACAGATTTTAAAGCAGCTCCGCTGATCCGGTTTAGTTGTTGCTCTGCCTGTTTTAGTTCAGCCGACATATAATTCAGCTCCATCATGTCCGGCTCAAACTGTACCTTGCCCGCAAAGAAAGCAAATACCACGGTTAGTAAAAGGATCAGTGCTACCAGCCATCTGTTCGATTCCAAACGGAGGCCCGCGATCCGGTCAATGCGGGAATGTGTAGGTGCAGCTCCTGCGGCCGATCTGCCGATGAAATGCGGCAAAAAGATCAGGGAGCAGAGTACGGCGCCGATCAGGCTTAACCCGGCAAACAAGCCCAGGTCTTTCAGCATATCTGATGTGGCAAACTGCAAGGTCAGGAAACCGGCAATGGTAGTAAAACTTCCGATGGTGAGTGGGAAGGAGAGGTCCTTAATTACCTGTCGCATATCACCGGTATGCCGGTAATGATTGAACACATGCAATGAATAGTTTACTACGATGCCCAGTACAATGGAACCGGTGCCGAGTGCGATGATAGAAATACTTCCCTTGGTGAGCGCAATAAGGCCCAATGCAAAGGCTGCTCCGTAAGCCACGGGCACGAGGATCAGTACCGGGGCCCGCTTCTTTTTAAAGTAAATACTGATAAAAAACACCAGGAACAGGACGGTGATGCTTAGCGTAAGCCGGGTGTCTTTTTTTAATTGCGCGGCATTACCCTCAGAAACAACTGCACCTCCGAAATAGAGGGCCCGGACCCTCGGATAAATTTTTCCTACGGAATCGATGCTCCGGCTCAGTGCCTCAAACAACTGTTTGCTCTTTCCGGTATTACCTGCGGTGAAATTGGGGGTAATAAACAGCAGGAGGGTCTTTTGGTCCTTTGTAAGAATGTGGTTGTCATACAATTCAAAATTATCGTCAACCTGGAGTTCCTGTAATTTTTTTAGCGCAATAAAAGAAATACCGCTGGGGTCCTCGCTGATGACTTCGCTGATGGCGAAACTGCCCGGGCTGCTGAGTAACTTTATATCATTTTCGAGCGTAGTTTTTAAAACGGCTGGCTGGAGCAGTGTATCGATTTTTGCGTAATCGTTTTCTGAAAGAAACACAGGGAGGTGTTCCTGGATGGTTTGAAACAGTTCCTGGGTAAAATCATCCTCCACCTGGTAGCGAAGACTTTTTATATAAGGTGTTGCGGATAGCTCCAGTGCGGTGCCCAGCGCATCCCCATAAGCAACCAGACTGTCCGGGGCAACCTGTGCGGTATCTTTAAAAGAAACCATGATCGCCAGTTTATCAGCAAATTTTGAATTGCCGAAAACCTCGGCAACCTTTTCTGTTTTCTGATCTTTGGGGATAATGGCATAAACGTCCTCAACAAATCTTATACGGCTGGCCAGCAACAGGAACAAACTAAGTGTGCATACGAAAAAGACATACAGCATCGGTTTGCGTGTAAGAAAATACTGGTATATCGTAAGAAAAGGTTTCTGCATATCTAGCCGGCAAAGATAACTGAAGAAGGGTCAATCCGGGCTTCTCCTGTTGATTTTAAAGGGGCGTGTTATTTCACGCAACGGCGTAAAGGGGCGGAGGCCGCAAATACGGTAAATATGGGATTTCAGGGTATCCCCTTTTTTGCATTTTCACTTTTCATAAGGAATTGCAGGTTACCAGGAGTGGGATGATTGATCGGTTTAAATTATATGAACTTCAAAATAATCAAAATTTTGTATATGTAATAATCCGGCGGGGCAGCGGCTGTTTCTCAGTTCATTGCCCCTGCGTCTGTATGAAACGATCGATGCCCACTTTATCATCTTCTCTCTTTTTGCCCGGCTGCGATCTTCAGTACCAAAAACGTGGCCAGCCAGAAAAGAATGGCCGCAGCAATCGCCAGGGTAACGCTTCCGTAAAGATATTGTTCCAGGTTCTGACCTATATATTTCAACGTGAGTTGCTTGCTGAATGAAATATCTACTGCGCGGCTACCCATCCAGGGCTTTCCCATTTTGTAACTTAGGAAAACGATGAGCGGAATCATGGGCGGAATGCTGATATTGGCCGCAAGGATAAAAAGGGCCTTGTTCAATCGCATCCAATGTGCTAATGGAATGCCTACCAGCAACTGGAACCCCCAAATGGGCACAATGCCCATAAAGATGCCAAAAGCCATGGAGTTGGCCTTGGTAATGGTGGATTCACCCGGATTGAGCAGCAATCGCTTCAACTCTTGTTTCCAGTTTTTTTTTGTAAACCGCCGGAAAAAATCACGTGGCTTTATATATAAAAAGGCAATCAGTACCAGTACGGTATTTAATACACTGATGCGGCTGAAGTCCTTAAATGGTCTGAAATGGGTAATGCGCTCTTCCTTCGGAGGGTAATAAACAGTGATGGGGACTGAAGTTACCGGTACCCCGGCCCAGGCCAGTCGTACGATCACTTCAATTTCCAGTTCGTATTTACGGGTGAATAACCGCATGCGGCTGATGGGTTCCAGGGGGTACAGCCGGTAACCGGTTTGGGTATCCGGACAGTCGATGCCCGTTTCTACCTTAAACCAGAAATTGGAGAATTTATGTCCAAAACTACTTTTGCCCGGAACATTATCAGTGGCCGCCATGTTCCTGCTGCCCATGATCAATGCCGGACCGCTGGTTTCCAGCCGATCGAGAAAGAGCGGCAGGTCTTTGGCAAAATGCTGCCCATCCGAATCGATGGTAATGGCATACCGGTATTCCTGCTCAAGGGCTTTTTTAAATCCGGTGCGCAGGGCCATGCCTTTTCCCTTATTGGGTGAATAGGATACTACGGTGATCTGCGGAAATTTTTCTAGGATCTGCGGTGTGGTATCCGTAGAGCCATCATTAATCACGATCACCTGCGATGTATATTGAAGTACTGATGCGATCACCTGCTCAATGCTCGATGCATTGTTATAGGTGGGGATCATCACACATACACCCAATGCGGAAAAACGTTCTGAGATATCAGCAGGTATGATAGGAATATCTGGTTTCACGAAGCCCCAAAAATAAAGCTTGCAGGGGGATTTTGGCGTTTCTGTAGATGATTTTAAGACGAATTTTTCAGAAAGCCTTAACCGCATTGCTGCAGATCAGAACAGGTACCTTACGGCCAGGCCAAAGGTATGCGCATGCAGGGTGCCGAAGCCGGAGGGGGCCGCAACATGCAGTACCGGCCGGAAATCGGCGGAAAGATTGAGTGGTGTATTGCTGAGCCGGTAATCAATACCACCGTCTGCAAAAATACCGGCACCAAAGCCGTCATAGTATTTTTGCTTTGAAAAAGAATTAAACACTAACAGCCCGCCGCCAGCAAACCATTTTAATCCCGGAACGGTAGTAATATCAAAATGATGCTGATAAGAACCAGAAAGACTGATGCCGGTTGTGTTCCAGTAGTGATAATCGTCGGTGGAATAGCGGTTCCGCCGTCCGAACCCGGCATTGAGTTCGATGGCACCCGGTGTGGAAATATAAAATTTGTAAGAGGCCGCTACTGTGGCATAATCCACATGGGAACTGATCCGGATACCGACGGCTTTTTCGTTTTGTTCCTGGGCATGAAGCGAAGTCATGGCTGCGAAGGCAGCAAAGTAGAGCACGAGTTGTTTCATTAAAAGCTGCCGGCAAAGGTTTACAGGGCAATTCCGGCAGTACAAATATAGGCGATTCGCCCGCGCCCAAAACTTCAACGCAGGTCGTTTTTTATCGGCTCCGTACTATGTAATTGGTACCTAAACGGTTAAAAAATAAAAAAATTATCGCCGTAAAGCGCAGTTGCAGTTTCCAGGAAACGGGATTGAAAAAATGGCTGTCTCAAAAGCCCGTCATTTTGAGCGTAACGTAGTGAAGCCGGGAAATCTTCTATTTTAATTTTTAGACAATAATGAGATTTCTCCGTTCCGCCTCGTCCCGCAAGAGGCGGGATCGGAATGATGGTTTTCGGTTTTTGAAACAGCCTGTTTTAAGGATTGTTTAGAATGCATAGCGGGCCGCAATTCCTACGGCGTCGCCATAAAACGTTTTGTAACCGTCCGGAGCCGTTATATGAATGGTAGGCCGGATATCTGCTGAAAGATTCAGCGGGATCTTTGCAAATTTGTAATCAACGCCTCCCGTTGGGTAAATGCCCATTCCAAATCCGTCATAGCGGTCCTGCTTGGAATTGGTATTAAAAAATACCAGGCCGCCGCCAACAAACCACTTCAGACCCGGAACCGGCTTAATAGGAAAATGATGCTGGTAGGTGCCTGAAAAGCTAACGCCGGGCGTGTTCCGGTCATCGTCATAGCGCGGGTCCCAATAGCGCTTGTTGCCAAAGCCCAGGTTCAGTTCAACAGCACCGGGTTGGGAAACGAAAAATTTATAGGAAGCAGCAAAGGCTTCATATTCCGTGTGGGTGCTTAAACGGGCGCCGATGGCCTGACGGTAGCTGGATTGCGCATTACTGGTGATTGCAGCGGCAATAACTGTAGCTAAAAAAAATAATTTCTTCATTTGTATAAGATTTAACAGGAACGAGTTATCAATAAACATACCAAAGCTGCCTGTTTTTATACAAAATGAAAATTAGAGGGATGGGATCAGTGCCTTATAGAGGGCATCCTGTATACGGCCGCGGATACTTAAACGGCCGAGGCCCGGGCTATTGCGTGTGGGGTATACCCTGTTGGAAAGAAATATATATACAATATTGTATCTGGGATCGACCCATACACAGGTGCCGGTAAACCCGGTATGGCCATAGGTTTGGAGGGAGGCATACCTGCTGGGGTAAGGATCGTTGCTGGTGGCATGATCTTTTTCCGGTTTGTCAAATCCATATCCCCGGCGACTGATGGCACTGTGATAACCGGTAAAATACTGAATGGTTTCCCATTTAAGAAAACGTTGTCCATTCAGCTCGCCGCCATTCAACAGCATCTGATACAGTTTGCCCAGGTCATAGGCGTCTGAAAACAAGCCGGCATGTCCGGCTACACCGCCGCCCAGTGCAGCGCCTTCGTCATGAACGGTACCCCATATGAGCTGGTTGCGAAAACCGGTTTCACTTTCAGTAGGCACGATGCGATCTGAGGGGAAACGCTCCAGCGGATGATAGCCGGTGGTGGCCATGTGCAGCGGTTCGTAGAATGTTTTTTGTACATAGGTTTCCAGGGGCATCCCGGAAATGGCTTCTACAATTTTCCCGAGGAACCAGAAATCGTTGTCGCTGTAAACATATTTTTTCCCGGGCGTTTCCACGGGGCTTTCCAGGATTGTTTTCCAAATGGTGTCTTTATAATCATTCCGGATATAAAGGTTCCGGGCTACCTGAGTCGTAAAGCCTTCTGTTGCAGTGCTGCGATACAAGTCCGGTCGCACGGTTCCGTCGGGGTTCAGGGTCTGTTTATAAAATGGAATAAAAGGGACCATCCCGGCCTGATGCAGGATTATGTCTTCCAGTGTCAGTTTAGCCTTACTGGTTTTTTTGGTCCAGGGAAGATAATCTTCCAGTTTTTTTTTCAGATTGATCTTGCCTTCTTCATACAGCTTCATTACAGAAACCGTGGTGGCTGATACTTTTGTAACGGAAGCCAGGTCAAAAATGCTGTTTAATGCAGTAGGTTCTAAAGAGTCATAGGCATAGTTGCCAAAGGCCTTATGATATACGATTTCGCCGTCTTTAGCGGCGAGTACCACGCAGCCAGGATAGGCTTTTTTTTTAATGCCTTCTTCAGCAATCGAATCCACTGATGCAAAACGGGCATCGCTAACGGGCTGCATATAACTTACATCGGTTCCTTTCTGGATAACACCGGTGCCATATTTCCAGTTGCAAACAGTGACAGGTAAAGTGCCGGCGGCATTGAACCGGGAGCTCAGCCAGTCTGCGGCTACATTCTGGAAAACGGTATCGTCTTCATAGGCGGCCACCAGTGATTTAGCCATACAAAAGCTTCCAAGGGATAAGGGATTTCCAAACACAACGGTTACCGCATTTTTTTGGTTCAGCTGCTGCCAGTTTTGAAGCGCCGTTTGCGAAATGCCGAAATTGCTGCTGCCCTTTCGTAATGCCACATCATGAAAGCCCAGGATCACCGCATCGTATTTACCTTCCACCACTTTTTTTACAATCATGCCACCCTGTCCTGCAGTTTCCTTGTACCGGATATAATAAATATCAGCATTCAGATCCTGTTTCAGGCGCTGCGCCAACGCGGTAGACCCGGCATCATTAAAACCTACATAGGCAATTTTTTTCCCCGCTAACGGCCGGGCAAAGAATTCATTCCGGAATCCGTCCGGGTTAATGAGCCGAACAACGGTTAAAGCCTGACGGGCTATTTTTTCCCGTACCGAGTTGGTAGCTTCGTTGAGGTCTTCTGTAAGATGACCGGTGTTTACAGGATCAAGATGATTCAGCCCCAGATTGTATTTGGCAAGCAATACGCGTTTTACCTTTGCTTCCAGTTCTTTCCAGTTCAGGCGTTTCTTTTTGATGGCTTCGTTTACCGCCTTAATAGTGCCGGCAACGCTTTCCGGAAGGCAAAGCATATCATTTCCGGCGATGAGGGCTTCCACGGCGATGGTGCCGCCGGGAAAGTATTTGGCAACCCCTTTCATTTCCAGCGCATCCGTAAAAGTGAGGCCCTTAAAACCAAGCTGGTTGCGCAACAGGCCGGTTACCGCATTCTTTGAGATAGAGGTAGCCCGGTGCGCGGTGTTGTCAATAGCAGGAACAAACAAATGCCCGATCATTACGCTTTGTACGCCGGCTTTGATCAGCTCTTTAAAGGGATACAGTTCAAGCTCCTGCAGCTGGTCTACGGTTTTATTGATCACCGGCAGATCCAGGTGTGAATCAACCGCCACATCTCCGTGCCCGGGGAAATGTTTGGCACTGGCCATAATCCCCGCATCCTGCATTCCTCGCATATAGGCCACACCCATCCGGGCCACTTTATACTTGTCTTCCCCAAAAGAACGGAACCCGATTACTGGGTTATTGGGATTATTGTTGATGTCGACAACCGGAGCGTAATTTACATGTACCCCCAGCCGCTTATGCTGTTTACCTACTGCCAGCCCCATTTCATAAGCAAGGGCCGTATCTGTAACAGCGCCAACCGTCATCTGGTAAGGAAATTTAATAACACTGTCCAGGCGCATTCCCAGTCCATATTCACCATCGATAGTGATCATCAGCGGTGTTTTGGCCAGTTGCTGATAATAATTGGTAAGGTTGGCCTGTCGGATGGGACCGCCCTGGAAAAAACAAAGCGCTCCTATATTGTACTTTTTGATGTCATTGGCAACCGCCGCAATATGATCTGCGCCCTTATTGGAATGTGCTCTCACAATAATCAGTTGAGCAATGCGCTGATCCTTGCTCAGACTTTTATACACGCTGTCTACCCATTTGGCTGCCGGGAGATTGCTCCGCTGGGCATGAGCAATGCAGGGCAGGCAGTACAGGGTTGTAAGCAGCAAAAACAATCTCAGGCTCTTCATACTTTGTAATTTTTCAGTTATGATAATTACAAAAGTAGGGTAAATGACGTTTTAACAACGCATAAGCCGAAAGCCAGGGAGGACGTTCAAAACGTAACGTTCAAAGTCGGATCCGCTCAATTTTCGGATCTTATGATCTTTAGAGGATTAAGACTATTGGGCAGTAACGGCATCTCCATTTTCACATTTCCAAAAAATAGATCTTACTCTGTGTACTTATATCCCACGCCTCTTACCGAGTGGAAGAATTTGGGATTGCGGCTGTCCTTTTCAAAATACTTTCTGAAGTTCAGGATAAAATTGTCGATGGTTCGGGTGGTGGGATACACATTATAACCCCACACGGCCTGCAGGATCTTTTCGCGGGGTACTACCTCGTTCTTGTTTTCAATGAGGAGCTTTAACAGCATGGCTTCTTTCTTGCTCAGCTGGATCTTCCCGGCATACTTGGTTACGGCTTCCTGGGCCTTAAAATCGATGATATTGTCTCCAAAAGTGTAAGTGTTGCCTACAGTACTTTTATCCTGCAGTTTTTGATTTTTATTGATCAGCTTCTGTATGCGCAGCAGGAGCTCTTCAAGGTTAAAAGGCTTGGTGAGATAGTCATCGGCGCCTTTTTTCAGGCCCAGCACCTTATCATTGCTGGTATTTTTGGCGCTCAGCATGAGGATCGGAACCTCGTTATTCCCCAGGCGAATGGTTTCAGCAACAGCAATGCCGTCCATCTCCGGCAGCATAATATCCAGTATAACCAGGTCGAAGTATTCGTTTTTTATGGCGTCTATAGCTTGTACCCCATCAAAGGCGGAGGTAACGGCATAACCTTCCAGTTCCAGGTTTAATTTTAATGCTTCATGAAGGTTCTCTTCATCTTCCACTAATAAGATAGTAGCCGTTTTGTCTCCGTTCATAGTTTATTGTCTTTTATCGAACTACTAAGTATAAAACTTAACCGCAAAAGTACTCCCGTTCGGTTCATGATTTGTCACTGAAATGTCTGCATTGTGATCTTTGGCAATTTTATCACATAAATAAAGTCCCAGTCCGGTGCCCTGTTTTTTACGTGTAGACTCATTACCGATGCGGTAAAATTTTGTAAAGATCTTTTTTTTCTCTTCCTCGGGGATGCCCGGTCCTTCGTCGGTTACCGATACGATAACGGCCTGCGGTTGTTTGCTCAGACGGATAAAAACGGCTCCATCCTTAGAGCTGTATTTAAGCGCATTTTCAATAAGATTGTTGATCAGGATCTGCAGCAACAGGGGATCGCCCTTTATATCGGCATCCGGATCGATCACCGCTTCAAAGCGACGGTCGTGAAACCGTTTTTCGAATTCTGCTACCCGGTCGGCCAGCAGATTGGAAAGATCGAGGTCTTCCTTGCTGATCTTCCGGTCCTGTCCTTCCAGTTGCGCAGACACCAGGATATTGTTAGTGAGGAAATGAAGCCGCGCGGTTTCTTCCAGGGTCATCGCAATCAGCTTGCGTCGCTTATTTTCATCCAGGTTGTGTTTTAAAAGGGTTTCGAGGTTAAGGGTGGCTACGGCAATAGGGGTTTTTAACTCATGGGTTACGGCCATGGTAAAATTCTGCTGTTGTTGCTGCAGGCGGGCCTGCTGGGTAATATACCGGTAAATAAAGAGGGCGCCTACAAGGATTAATCCCAGGAATACGATGCCTTCTCCTGCATATTTGACCCGGTTACGCCGGTACTCATCCTGCAGACCGCTGAGCTGTTCTTTATAATGTGCCGAACGGGTATCAGGTTCAGCTATATTTAAATGCTCGATCTTTGACTGGTGGAGCCGGTTGTTCTGTTGTTCCAGGGAAATGAACCACCAAACCAGTGCAGCCAGGATATATACTACCAGTAAATAAAACAGAATGGTCGCCCTCCTTGAGTATCGTTTCCGTTTTTTTTCCATACTAATGCCGGGTTTCTGTGATTTTTTCAACGCCGATACCTGCATTTAACATAAAGAGCAGCGGATCGTCCTTCATCAGTTGGCTGATAGTAAACCGGTAGCGGTTCTTCTTTAAAACAACGGGTACGTTTAAACGGATCCGGTGATCGTAGAGATCATCAATATTGCTGCCGCCCCATTTTCCGGAAGGGGTTACCAGCGAGGCGTTTACCCGGAGGGTGGAAACAGGGTGGCCGGCGGTATCTTTAACGGAAATGGATGCTACAAGATTGTTATAGCGGTACTGCTGGGTATGACGCAGGATCAGGTAAAGCTGGTAAGAGGCAGAGTCGGTAATGTCCAGTTCAACGATAGCCGGGGATTTTTTTTTCCATTCATGCCGGGGGATATCTGCCACCCGCTCTCTTACCTCAATCTGTTTACAGGAGAAAACAACACTGGTGGAAATAATCAATAAAACAGAAACGAACCGATTCATCAGGGTACATTTTTGCAAATGTACTATTAATACGGCTGATATGCTGCTGCCGGAACCCTGAAAGCAGACCCAAACTCAGTGCGGATCAGATGCAACATCTGCATCGCGGAAGGTAGAATCGCTCCTGGAATTATAATACGTTCAGCACCTGTTCTTTTGCTTTCTCCAGTTCGTCCTTCATCATCACCACCAGTTTTTGAATGGAAGCATGATAGGCTTTGGAACCGGTGGTATTGATCTCCCGTCCTACCTCCTGCAGGATAAAGGAAAGTTTTTTCCCCTTGATGTCGGAATCTTCCTTAACAGTTTGCATAAAGTAGACGCAGTGATTTTTTAACCGCACCAGTTCTTCGGTAATATCGATCTTTTCAATGTAGTAAATCAGCTCCTGCTCCAGCCGGTTGGTGTCAAAATTTTCTTTCCCTACTTTTTCCTCCAGCAGTTTTACAATACCTTCCCGGATCATCTCTTTTCGGGAGGGGTCCAGTTTTTCTACTTCGGCCTGCAGTGCTTCAATGTTCCGGATGCGCCCGGTAAGCTCAGTTTCCAGGATCTGTCCTTCATTGGCGCGGTGCTGGTTCAGGTCGGCGATGGCGGCCTTTACCAGTTCGATAAAAACGGCAGCGTCTTCATCAGACAGCGTTTCGCTGGTTGGCGTAATCACCTCCGGAAGTTTGATCAGTGCATTCAGGATATTGGAAGTATCAATATTCAATTCACGCGAAAGTTCGGCAAGGGAATGGTAATATGCTTTCGCAAGATCAGTGTTAATGGTTACCGGTTTGGCATCTCCGGTATCCTTCAGGCTGATGCTGCATTCCACACTACCCCGGCTCAATCCTTCCGCCAGTGTTTTGCGGATATTAAACTCCTGCGACTTCAGTAATGCAGGCAGCCGTAAAGAGAGGTCGAACTGTTTACCATTTAGCGATTTGATGTCTACAAGAAAGGTTTTATTGCCAATCGTTTTTTCAGCGCGGCCAAAGCCGGTCATTGATTTGAACATAGCGTGATTTTTGTAAAGATAATTATTCGCGGCGTCTCTTATTAAAAATAAAAAGAAGCTGCAACAGCAGGATATGGTTCTTCTTTACATAAAAAAATCCCTTCGAAAGTGAAGGGATTATTTTATAAAGATGGGTTAGTAAGTATGAGAAATAAAATTTCTCACCACAATATTAATTATTATTTTGTCGATATAAAAATTATTTAGTACAAATTTTATTCACATTTTAAAATGACCTGTGGATATGTAGCGCCTGTTTCCGGATGATGGGATTGCCGTATAGAAAAGCAGGAGGATGTAATGCCAGTGTTTTGTTGCTGAACGTATCGCTGAAACATTGATGAATAAAGGGTTTCAGAGGGATTGTGTTTTTTTGCATGCCACTTGCAGATTGAAACCCTGCGGATGATTTGATGAAAAATAACCTGTTGGTTTTGCGTAAAATCGGGACTTAAAAATCTTTTGGAACGGCACGGAAAATTTTCGGGAATGTGAAAAACTTTGAGGTTTTGTATGGGAACAAAGAGTTACGCCTACCTTTGAAAAAAAAGATATGCGATTTGAAAATCCTGTTCCGCTTTCAGAAATAGCAACGTTGATCGCTGCAAGAATTGTTGGCGATCCCAACGCCACAGCAACGGGTATCAACGAGATTCACCAGGTGGAAAAAGGCGACCTTGTTTTTGTAGATCACCCTAAATATTACGATGCGGCTATTCATTCGGCAGCCAGTTACATCATCATTAATGCAGACCGGGAAGTGCCCGAAGACAAAGCGTTGCTGATTGTTGAAGAGCCGTTTGAGGCCTATCTGAAAATCGTATTCACCTTCCGCCCGTTCCGTCCTTCCTTGAGCCTGGTTGCCGCAACGGCGCAGATAGGACCGGGTACGGTTATTATGCCCAATGTATACCTGGGCAATCATGTTACCATTGGTGCCAATTGTGTCATCTACCCCAACGTAACCATTATGGACTATTGTACGGTTGGGGACGATGTAGTGATCCAAAGCGGAACGGTTATTGGCAGCGATGCCTTTTATTACAATAAAAAAACCAACCGCCCCGTCCATTATAAACGCATGACCAGTTGTGGCACCGTGGAAATAGAAACCGGTGTAGAAATTGGTGCGGGTTGTACCATCGACCGGGGAGTTACGGGTGTAACGCGGATCGGGGCCGGTACAAAAATGGATAACCTGGTGCATATCGGACACGACACCCTGGTGGGAAAAAATTGTTTATTTGCCGCCCAGGTCGGGATCGCCGGTGCATCTGTCATTGAAGATGAGGTGATCTTATGGGGCCAGGTGGGGGTAAGTAAAACATTGACCATCGGCAAAGGGGCGGTGGTCAATGCACAAAGTGGAGTGCCTTCTTCCCTGGAAGGCGGAAAGATTTATTTTGGCAGCCCGGCTGTTCCCGCACACGAGAAAAAGAAGGAACTGGTTTGGATTAAACGGATCCCGCAGATATGGGATCAGTTAAATAAAAGCGAATCATCCAGTTAGCAAAAAACTTAAGGATTCCTTTTGTACCCGCGTTCTGCTTCGTACCTTGCGGCTATGCAGGACTATTTAGCAGGATTGAATGAACGGCAGAAAGAAGCCGTATTACATATCGACGGCCCTTTAATGATCATCGCCGGAGCCGGTAGCGGAAAAACCAAGGTACTCACCACACGTATTGCCCACCTGATGGCAAAGGGTATAGATGCGTTTAATATACTGGCGCTCACATTTACCAACAAAGCGGCCCGGGAAATGAAAGAACGGATTGAGCGGATCCTGGGAAACAATGAAGCCCGCAATCTGTACATCGGAACCTTTCACAGTGTATTTGCAAGAATCCTCCGGTCGGAGGCACACCGCATCGGGTACCCCAACAGTTTTACTATTTACGATACGGATGACGCCAAAAGCGTGGTAAAAACCGTCATCAATGAAATGCAGCTGGATGATAAACTGTATAAGCCGGCAACGGTGTATAACCGAATCTCTTCGGCAAAGAACGCGCTGGTTAGCCCGATGGAGTATGCAACGGACTATCATATCCAGCAGGAAGACCTGCGGGCCAACCGCCCGGCCATCGCAAAGATCTATGATGCTTACTGCAAGCGCTGCTTTAAGAACGGAGCGATGGATTTTGATGACCTGCTGCTGAAGTTCTATGAGTTGTTAAAAAGCTTTCCGGAAGTGCTGAGCAAGTACCAGCATAAATTCCGGTACATAATGATTGATGAGTACCAGGATACCAACCCTGCGCAGTATGAAATCGTGAAACTGCTTGGAGCAATGCATGAAAATGTTTGCGTGGTGGGAGATGATGCGCAAAGTATTTATAGCTTCCGCGGAGCCACCATTCAGAACATCCTGCAGTTTCAGAAAGATTATGATGATGTAAAGGTGGTAAAACTGGAGCAGAACTACCGGAGCACCCAAACCATTATTCAT
The sequence above is a segment of the Niabella agricola genome. Coding sequences within it:
- a CDS encoding DUF2062 domain-containing protein, with the protein product MKPDIPIIPADISERFSALGVCVMIPTYNNASSIEQVIASVLQYTSQVIVINDGSTDTTPQILEKFPQITVVSYSPNKGKGMALRTGFKKALEQEYRYAITIDSDGQHFAKDLPLFLDRLETSGPALIMGSRNMAATDNVPGKSSFGHKFSNFWFKVETGIDCPDTQTGYRLYPLEPISRMRLFTRKYELEIEVIVRLAWAGVPVTSVPITVYYPPKEERITHFRPFKDFSRISVLNTVLVLIAFLYIKPRDFFRRFTKKNWKQELKRLLLNPGESTITKANSMAFGIFMGIVPIWGFQLLVGIPLAHWMRLNKALFILAANISIPPMIPLIVFLSYKMGKPWMGSRAVDISFSKQLTLKYIGQNLEQYLYGSVTLAIAAAILFWLATFLVLKIAAGQKERR
- a CDS encoding porin family protein, whose translation is MKQLVLYFAAFAAMTSLHAQEQNEKAVGIRISSHVDYATVAASYKFYISTPGAIELNAGFGRRNRYSTDDYHYWNTTGISLSGSYQHHFDITTVPGLKWFAGGGLLVFNSFSKQKYYDGFGAGIFADGGIDYRLSNTPLNLSADFRPVLHVAAPSGFGTLHAHTFGLAVRYLF
- a CDS encoding glycoside hydrolase family 3 N-terminal domain-containing protein, which encodes MKSLRLFLLLTTLYCLPCIAHAQRSNLPAAKWVDSVYKSLSKDQRIAQLIIVRAHSNKGADHIAAVANDIKKYNIGALCFFQGGPIRQANLTNYYQQLAKTPLMITIDGEYGLGMRLDSVIKFPYQMTVGAVTDTALAYEMGLAVGKQHKRLGVHVNYAPVVDINNNPNNPVIGFRSFGEDKYKVARMGVAYMRGMQDAGIMASAKHFPGHGDVAVDSHLDLPVINKTVDQLQELELYPFKELIKAGVQSVMIGHLFVPAIDNTAHRATSISKNAVTGLLRNQLGFKGLTFTDALEMKGVAKYFPGGTIAVEALIAGNDMLCLPESVAGTIKAVNEAIKKKRLNWKELEAKVKRVLLAKYNLGLNHLDPVNTGHLTEDLNEATNSVREKIARQALTVVRLINPDGFRNEFFARPLAGKKIAYVGFNDAGSTALAQRLKQDLNADIYYIRYKETAGQGGMIVKKVVEGKYDAVILGFHDVALRKGSSNFGISQTALQNWQQLNQKNAVTVVFGNPLSLGSFCMAKSLVAAYEDDTVFQNVAADWLSSRFNAAGTLPVTVCNWKYGTGVIQKGTDVSYMQPVSDARFASVDSIAEEGIKKKAYPGCVVLAAKDGEIVYHKAFGNYAYDSLEPTALNSIFDLASVTKVSATTVSVMKLYEEGKINLKKKLEDYLPWTKKTSKAKLTLEDIILHQAGMVPFIPFYKQTLNPDGTVRPDLYRSTATEGFTTQVARNLYIRNDYKDTIWKTILESPVETPGKKYVYSDNDFWFLGKIVEAISGMPLETYVQKTFYEPLHMATTGYHPLERFPSDRIVPTESETGFRNQLIWGTVHDEGAALGGGVAGHAGLFSDAYDLGKLYQMLLNGGELNGQRFLKWETIQYFTGYHSAISRRGYGFDKPEKDHATSNDPYPSRYASLQTYGHTGFTGTCVWVDPRYNIVYIFLSNRVYPTRNSPGLGRLSIRGRIQDALYKALIPSL
- a CDS encoding response regulator transcription factor → MNGDKTATILLVEDEENLHEALKLNLELEGYAVTSAFDGVQAIDAIKNEYFDLVILDIMLPEMDGIAVAETIRLGNNEVPILMLSAKNTSNDKVLGLKKGADDYLTKPFNLEELLLRIQKLINKNQKLQDKSTVGNTYTFGDNIIDFKAQEAVTKYAGKIQLSKKEAMLLKLLIENKNEVVPREKILQAVWGYNVYPTTRTIDNFILNFRKYFEKDSRNPKFFHSVRGVGYKYTE
- a CDS encoding sensor histidine kinase — protein: MEKKRKRYSRRATILFYLLVVYILAALVWWFISLEQQNNRLHQSKIEHLNIAEPDTRSAHYKEQLSGLQDEYRRNRVKYAGEGIVFLGLILVGALFIYRYITQQARLQQQQQNFTMAVTHELKTPIAVATLNLETLLKHNLDENKRRKLIAMTLEETARLHFLTNNILVSAQLEGQDRKISKEDLDLSNLLADRVAEFEKRFHDRRFEAVIDPDADIKGDPLLLQILINNLIENALKYSSKDGAVFIRLSKQPQAVIVSVTDEGPGIPEEEKKKIFTKFYRIGNESTRKKQGTGLGLYLCDKIAKDHNADISVTNHEPNGSTFAVKFYT
- a CDS encoding gliding motility lipoprotein GldH — protein: MNRFVSVLLIISTSVVFSCKQIEVRERVADIPRHEWKKKSPAIVELDITDSASYQLYLILRHTQQYRYNNLVASISVKDTAGHPVSTLRVNASLVTPSGKWGGSNIDDLYDHRIRLNVPVVLKKNRYRFTISQLMKDDPLLFMLNAGIGVEKITETRH